The following are encoded in a window of Streptomyces sp. Go-475 genomic DNA:
- a CDS encoding histidine kinase codes for MLLALVLFALSALVLRYQSADCDCHVPAWAYVAAAGQTLPVAARRRAPFAVNVVVAPSAFIYGLAAWPAPPAPLGALTAIHAAAAYARRWQAALVLGVAVVMVPAVLLGREAATTFIEVAYTWLIIVVAWLLGVVSRYRLRALKDAVTRQDSQHRLLKAEAGRAAAEERARIAREMHDLLTHSVSGMVVLAEGGAAASADAHPSSSAIFDSISLRGRRTLHELRGMLAVLRHEDGADTGSRPDADAGEERRPLPGLSDLPALIEAVREAGMEVTLSGVVESHMSPAAQLAVYRVAQESLTNALKHATGSPVKVLVAEDHSGVRLEVSNPLPSGSAFTGRGRGHGLRGMRERAASVGGRVHIDHTDDVWSVELVVPQVQRG; via the coding sequence GTGCTGCTGGCGCTGGTGCTCTTCGCTCTTTCTGCCCTCGTGCTCCGGTACCAGTCGGCGGACTGCGACTGCCATGTGCCGGCCTGGGCGTATGTGGCGGCTGCCGGTCAGACACTGCCCGTCGCCGCTCGGCGCAGGGCTCCGTTCGCCGTCAACGTCGTCGTCGCCCCAAGTGCGTTCATCTACGGACTGGCGGCCTGGCCGGCGCCTCCTGCACCGTTGGGTGCACTGACAGCGATTCACGCCGCTGCCGCGTACGCCCGCCGCTGGCAGGCGGCGCTGGTTCTCGGGGTGGCGGTGGTGATGGTCCCGGCGGTGCTGCTCGGCCGCGAGGCCGCCACAACGTTCATCGAGGTGGCCTACACGTGGCTGATCATCGTGGTGGCCTGGCTCCTCGGCGTGGTGAGTCGCTATCGCCTGCGGGCGCTCAAGGACGCCGTGACACGCCAGGACTCCCAGCACCGCCTGCTGAAGGCGGAGGCCGGTCGCGCGGCCGCGGAGGAACGGGCCCGCATCGCCCGCGAGATGCACGACCTGCTCACTCACTCGGTGAGCGGGATGGTCGTGCTGGCCGAGGGCGGTGCCGCGGCCTCCGCCGACGCACACCCGTCATCCAGCGCGATCTTCGATTCGATCTCCCTGCGGGGTCGGCGAACCCTGCACGAGTTGCGCGGCATGCTCGCAGTGCTGCGGCACGAGGACGGAGCCGACACCGGATCGCGACCGGATGCCGACGCCGGCGAGGAGCGCCGCCCCCTTCCCGGTCTGTCCGACCTTCCCGCGCTCATCGAGGCCGTGCGGGAAGCCGGAATGGAGGTCACCCTCTCCGGCGTGGTCGAAAGCCACATGAGCCCCGCCGCGCAACTCGCGGTCTACCGAGTCGCTCAGGAGTCCTTGACCAACGCGCTCAAGCACGCGACGGGCAGCCCCGTGAAGGTCCTGGTCGCAGAGGATCACTCCGGGGTTCGCCTTGAAGTGTCCAACCCCTTGCCGAGCGGCTCCGCGTTCACCGGCCGGGGCCGGGGCCACGGGCTGAGGGGTATGCGGGAGCGGGCCGCCAGCGTCGGAGGCCGGGTTCACATCGATCACACTGACGATGTGTGGAGTGTCGAGTTGGTCGTCCCGCAGGTGCAGAGAGGCTGA
- a CDS encoding response regulator transcription factor — protein sequence MVIQVLLVDDEELVRTGLRLILESQPDITVVAEAGDGLAAVSLAGQHQPDVVLMDVRMPLLDGIAATAEVLLASPRSKVIMLTTFDKDEHVFNSLRAGAGGFLLKDSPRTDLIRAVREVMAGRSLLSPGATRQLISEYVRTAPTRTHAAPPELAVLSEREREVLAHVARGLTNAEIAATLTLSEHTVKTHVGNILAKLHLRDRVQAVIFAYETGVGTGTTG from the coding sequence GTGGTGATCCAGGTACTGCTCGTCGACGATGAGGAGCTCGTCCGTACGGGCCTGCGACTCATCCTGGAGTCCCAGCCCGACATCACCGTAGTGGCCGAGGCCGGTGATGGACTGGCAGCGGTGTCGCTGGCCGGACAGCACCAGCCGGACGTCGTACTCATGGACGTACGCATGCCGTTGCTCGACGGAATCGCAGCCACCGCGGAAGTCCTCCTCGCCTCCCCCCGGTCGAAGGTGATCATGCTGACGACCTTTGACAAGGATGAGCACGTGTTCAACTCCCTCCGAGCAGGCGCCGGCGGTTTCCTGCTCAAGGACTCACCGCGCACGGACCTCATCAGGGCAGTGAGGGAGGTGATGGCAGGGCGGTCGCTGCTCTCTCCCGGGGCGACCCGGCAACTGATTTCGGAGTACGTGCGCACCGCACCGACTCGGACCCACGCTGCGCCGCCGGAACTCGCTGTGCTCAGCGAGCGGGAACGGGAAGTGCTCGCCCATGTGGCGCGCGGGCTCACCAACGCGGAGATCGCCGCGACGCTCACCCTCAGCGAGCACACGGTGAAGACTCACGTCGGCAACATCCTGGCCAAGCTGCATCTGCGCGACCGTGTCCAGGCAGTGATCTTCGCCTACGAGACCGGCGTCGGGACTGGTACCACAGGCTGA
- a CDS encoding MMPL family transporter produces MNTKGVISRKRLLACAVFGLWLAALAALWPAADRMGAYESDGASMELVSGADSTRVHELVEGTEAAGVGKQAAAVVAARPGGLRGTDRSWLDHLRRRTAAAVSGRQGTSAITLAADGTIAAFTASATDTDRLVDTVRRQLASAPDGLQTYVTGEAALDVDADQLEAGTDTRLLLATVGVVVLLLILTYRSPVLWILPLVSVVAALVVAQAAIALYGALGGTYSDLTGKILTVLVFGIGTDYALLLVARFREELAAQDDPFAAMSRAVRRTARSVLCSAAAVVGGVWCLLLTSVPETRGLGPTLALSVVATSVVMLTLLPALLLISGRWMFWPSLPQAGRAGSMSKLWEKVSRAVTRRPVRAAFVSGALLLGLAQGVGAVQWGLSSVDQFRDQPESVAGLRVLTEHFPTGPVEPAVVAVRPSAARQARTALAGHSQVTAVDRTGRTDGWDLYEVQLRAAPFSRASENAVRSLRRTLSDAVGASALVGGTAAEAVDAQDAAEHDLMVTVPAILLVVGAVLVVFLRSWKIAGLLLATVTLTSLSAAGLTFALSRYVFGFGGIEPRIPLFAFVFVVAVGVDYSIFLLHRYREERRRHACSTSLHRAMASTGTVITSAGVVLAATFLVLAVLPLVPLTQMGMAVAIGILLDTFVVRPVLMPALLTLLDQGASGSERDVRADHGEPLSPAR; encoded by the coding sequence ATGAACACAAAGGGTGTGATCTCGCGGAAGCGTCTGCTGGCCTGTGCCGTCTTCGGGCTGTGGCTGGCTGCTCTGGCAGCGCTGTGGCCCGCTGCCGACCGTATGGGGGCGTACGAGTCCGACGGGGCCTCGATGGAGCTGGTGAGCGGCGCGGACAGTACGCGTGTGCACGAGCTGGTGGAGGGCACCGAAGCGGCAGGCGTCGGGAAACAGGCGGCAGCCGTCGTGGCTGCGCGTCCTGGCGGTCTGCGCGGCACGGATCGCTCATGGCTCGACCACCTCCGTCGTCGTACGGCAGCTGCGGTGTCCGGGCGGCAGGGAACGTCCGCCATCACCCTCGCGGCCGACGGCACCATCGCCGCCTTCACGGCGTCCGCGACGGACACAGACCGTCTCGTCGACACCGTGCGCAGGCAGCTCGCCTCGGCTCCCGACGGCCTGCAGACCTACGTCACCGGAGAGGCGGCGCTGGATGTGGACGCCGACCAGCTGGAAGCAGGAACGGACACGCGGCTGCTGCTGGCCACCGTCGGCGTGGTCGTCCTGCTGCTGATCCTGACCTACCGAAGTCCGGTGCTGTGGATCCTGCCGCTCGTCTCCGTCGTGGCAGCCCTCGTCGTCGCGCAGGCGGCGATCGCCCTGTACGGCGCTCTCGGCGGTACTTACTCGGACCTGACCGGGAAGATCCTTACCGTTTTGGTCTTCGGTATCGGCACGGACTACGCGCTGTTGCTCGTGGCCAGATTCCGCGAGGAACTCGCCGCACAAGACGACCCGTTCGCGGCGATGAGCCGAGCAGTACGGCGCACGGCGAGGTCCGTGCTGTGCTCCGCGGCAGCAGTGGTGGGGGGCGTTTGGTGCCTGCTGCTCACATCCGTGCCCGAGACCCGGGGGCTGGGGCCCACACTCGCGCTGTCGGTGGTGGCGACCTCCGTCGTCATGCTGACTCTGCTGCCGGCACTCCTCCTGATCAGCGGGCGTTGGATGTTCTGGCCGTCGCTTCCCCAGGCCGGCCGGGCCGGCTCGATGTCCAAGCTGTGGGAGAAGGTCTCCCGCGCGGTCACACGGCGGCCGGTCCGCGCGGCGTTCGTGAGCGGCGCCCTGCTGTTGGGCCTCGCGCAGGGAGTGGGGGCGGTGCAGTGGGGCCTGTCTTCCGTGGACCAGTTCCGTGACCAGCCGGAGTCCGTGGCGGGCCTGCGCGTTCTCACCGAGCACTTCCCCACCGGCCCCGTCGAGCCGGCCGTGGTCGCCGTGCGCCCCTCGGCTGCGCGCCAGGCCCGCACCGCACTCGCCGGACACTCTCAGGTGACCGCGGTCGACAGGACCGGGCGCACCGACGGATGGGACCTCTACGAGGTGCAGTTGAGGGCAGCGCCCTTCAGCCGCGCCTCCGAAAACGCCGTACGTTCGCTCAGGCGAACCCTGAGCGACGCTGTGGGCGCCTCCGCCCTCGTCGGTGGCACCGCGGCAGAAGCGGTCGACGCACAGGATGCGGCAGAACACGACCTCATGGTGACGGTCCCCGCCATCCTCCTGGTGGTGGGAGCCGTCCTGGTGGTGTTCTTGCGCTCCTGGAAGATCGCAGGACTGCTCTTGGCCACCGTCACCCTCACATCCCTCTCGGCAGCAGGCCTCACCTTCGCGCTGAGCCGGTACGTGTTCGGCTTCGGCGGGATCGAGCCCCGCATCCCGCTGTTCGCCTTCGTGTTCGTAGTGGCCGTGGGCGTCGACTACAGCATCTTCCTGCTCCACCGCTACCGCGAGGAGCGCAGGCGTCACGCGTGCAGCACAAGCCTGCACCGGGCCATGGCCTCCACCGGCACAGTGATCACCAGTGCGGGAGTGGTGCTCGCCGCCACGTTTCTCGTCCTGGCCGTCCTGCCGCTCGTTCCGCTGACTCAGATGGGGATGGCCGTCGCCATCGGGATCCTGCTGGACACGTTCGTGGTGCGGCCCGTGCTCATGCCCGCACTCCTGACGTTGCTGGACCAAGGTGCTTCCGGCTCGGAACGGGACGTCCGTGCGGACCACGGCGAACCCTTGTCCCCGGCAAGGTGA
- a CDS encoding serine hydrolase, with protein MTVDEAVAVADARIRKESWFSHTEHLVVMHGNRRVAEHAYRRRAVDEPGDIFSVTKSVLSTLVGSAVLDGRFRLEATVGELLGRSVPGAVKQVSMRHLLTMTGGADPSGDCDIDAVMALPGGWVDTLLSAPRLSAPGAQFRYDNGAAHVLAACLARALGEDPEVYAARRLFAPLGITRWHWPRDPDGLPYGFGHLQLSPLDLLALGRLWLAGGTAPGGRRLFTAGYAADATREHSAGGPPECAGYGFLWWVTEMAGHATYFAGGYAGQHIVVVPSLALVTVTTGAEVALGANWRPALDVVHGIVAAASRELGADDG; from the coding sequence TTGACTGTTGATGAGGCCGTCGCGGTGGCTGACGCACGCATCAGGAAAGAATCGTGGTTCTCGCACACTGAGCACCTGGTGGTCATGCACGGCAATCGCAGGGTGGCCGAGCATGCCTACAGGCGACGGGCGGTCGACGAACCGGGCGACATCTTCTCCGTCACCAAGAGCGTGCTGTCCACGCTCGTGGGCAGCGCGGTCCTGGATGGCCGGTTCCGGCTGGAGGCCACAGTCGGTGAACTGCTGGGTCGGTCCGTGCCAGGGGCTGTCAAGCAGGTGTCCATGCGTCACTTGCTGACCATGACCGGCGGCGCGGATCCCTCCGGCGATTGTGACATCGACGCCGTGATGGCACTCCCGGGTGGCTGGGTGGACACTCTCCTGTCCGCTCCTCGCCTGTCCGCGCCGGGTGCGCAGTTCCGGTACGACAACGGTGCGGCCCACGTCCTGGCGGCATGTCTTGCCCGCGCGCTGGGGGAGGATCCGGAGGTGTACGCCGCTCGTCGCCTCTTTGCCCCGTTGGGCATCACGCGGTGGCACTGGCCTCGAGACCCCGACGGACTGCCCTACGGCTTCGGCCATCTCCAGCTCTCGCCGCTGGACCTCCTCGCGCTGGGGCGACTGTGGTTGGCGGGTGGTACGGCTCCGGGCGGTCGGCGGCTGTTCACCGCCGGGTACGCCGCCGATGCGACCCGCGAGCATTCCGCCGGTGGCCCGCCGGAGTGCGCGGGGTACGGATTCCTGTGGTGGGTGACGGAAATGGCGGGCCACGCGACCTACTTCGCCGGTGGATACGCGGGGCAGCACATTGTGGTCGTACCGTCGCTCGCCCTGGTCACGGTGACCACCGGCGCGGAGGTGGCACTGGGCGCGAACTGGCGTCCTGCCTTGGATGTGGTGCACGGTATCGTGGCCGCCGCGAGCCGGGAGCTGGGTGCCGACGATGGCTGA
- a CDS encoding SGNH/GDSL hydrolase family protein: protein MSGTETRYLRFVALGDSHTEGVGDGDDVTGLRGWADRLAEHLARHSPQLGYANLAVRGRLAGQVHAQQLPAALALRPDFATVVAGVNDMLRPRFDADEVAGHLEAMFAALTGQGARVATLTVPDITRLTPLARPLRPRLEALNHRVRAAAHRHGVVVADVARYPVATDPRLWSQDRLHCSPLGHQRIAAALAHSLSLPDTDDSWTHPLPVLPADRARFLRAASAEVRWLAGFLGPWIGRRACGRSSGDDRVAKRPDLLPVPSSGQRLGRALQRGQQPSADPADASQ, encoded by the coding sequence ATGTCAGGAACTGAGACCCGCTACCTGCGCTTCGTGGCCCTGGGCGACAGCCATACCGAAGGAGTCGGCGACGGCGACGACGTGACAGGCCTGCGCGGGTGGGCCGACCGGCTCGCCGAGCACCTGGCCCGGCACAGCCCGCAGCTTGGCTACGCCAATCTCGCCGTACGGGGCCGTCTGGCCGGGCAGGTCCACGCACAGCAGTTGCCCGCGGCGCTCGCGCTGCGGCCGGACTTCGCCACGGTCGTGGCCGGAGTCAACGACATGCTGCGCCCCCGCTTCGACGCGGATGAGGTGGCCGGGCATCTGGAGGCGATGTTCGCCGCGCTCACCGGCCAGGGGGCGCGCGTGGCCACGCTCACCGTTCCCGACATCACGCGCCTGACTCCACTGGCCCGTCCGCTCCGGCCGCGTCTTGAGGCGCTGAACCACCGTGTTCGCGCCGCGGCGCACCGGCACGGTGTCGTCGTCGCCGACGTCGCCCGGTATCCGGTGGCCACCGATCCACGCCTGTGGAGTCAGGACCGCCTCCACTGCAGCCCACTGGGCCACCAGCGGATCGCGGCGGCGCTCGCTCACTCGCTCAGCCTGCCGGACACCGACGACTCCTGGACCCACCCGCTGCCCGTCCTGCCTGCCGACCGGGCACGCTTCCTGCGTGCCGCGTCGGCCGAGGTGCGCTGGCTCGCCGGATTCCTCGGTCCGTGGATCGGCAGGCGCGCGTGTGGGCGCTCCTCCGGAGACGACCGCGTGGCCAAACGCCCCGACCTCCTGCCCGTCCCCAGCTCCGGCCAACGCCTCGGCCGTGCCCTCCAGCGTGGACAACAGCCCTCCGCCGACCCGGCAGACGCCTCGCAGTAG
- a CDS encoding PadR family transcriptional regulator, with amino-acid sequence MALRNAVMAALLEGEASGYDLAKGFDATVANFWTATPQQLYRELERMEAEGLVTARVVEQRRRPNKRLFSLTEAGREAVRAYTAQPPGRPAVIRDELLVKVQCADAGDIEAVRAAVVERMEWATAKLARYERIRQRLLGGRSEEAYFAEAERIGPYLTLLRGMSFERENLHWGDMALRRLDQRANTINQKID; translated from the coding sequence ATGGCATTGCGGAACGCGGTGATGGCCGCGCTGCTGGAGGGCGAGGCGTCCGGTTACGACCTCGCGAAAGGCTTCGACGCGACGGTCGCGAACTTCTGGACGGCGACGCCTCAGCAGCTTTATCGGGAGCTGGAGCGCATGGAGGCCGAGGGGCTGGTCACCGCTCGCGTCGTCGAGCAGCGGCGTCGTCCCAACAAACGGCTGTTCTCCCTGACGGAGGCCGGGCGGGAGGCGGTGCGCGCATACACGGCCCAGCCGCCGGGCCGGCCCGCGGTCATCAGGGACGAGCTGCTGGTCAAGGTGCAGTGCGCGGACGCCGGGGACATCGAGGCGGTGCGTGCCGCCGTCGTCGAACGCATGGAATGGGCCACGGCCAAGCTGGCCCGCTACGAGAGAATCCGGCAACGGCTGCTGGGCGGCCGCTCGGAGGAGGCGTACTTCGCCGAGGCCGAGCGCATCGGCCCGTACCTGACGTTGCTGCGCGGGATGTCGTTCGAGCGGGAGAACCTGCACTGGGGCGACATGGCGTTGCGCAGGCTCGACCAGCGCGCCAATACCATTAATCAAAAAATTGACTAG
- a CDS encoding nuclear transport factor 2 family protein, whose translation MHPFRKAVENGDLDAVAALLADDVVFTSPVAFKPYPGKAITTAILRAVTQVLDDFTYVREIAGPDGRDHAFVFTASIAGKKLQGCDFLHFDEDGKIDDFTVMVRPLSAAQALSEAMGAQFDKIARQAAEQ comes from the coding sequence ATGCACCCCTTCCGCAAGGCCGTCGAGAACGGTGACCTGGACGCCGTGGCCGCCCTTCTGGCCGACGACGTCGTCTTCACCAGCCCGGTCGCCTTCAAGCCGTACCCGGGCAAGGCGATCACCACCGCGATCCTGCGCGCCGTGACACAGGTCTTGGACGACTTCACCTACGTCCGGGAGATCGCGGGCCCCGACGGCCGCGACCACGCCTTCGTCTTCACCGCGAGCATCGCCGGAAAAAAGCTCCAGGGCTGCGACTTCCTGCACTTCGACGAGGACGGCAAGATCGACGACTTCACGGTGATGGTGCGCCCGCTGTCGGCCGCCCAGGCGCTGTCCGAGGCCATGGGCGCCCAGTTCGACAAGATCGCCCGCCAGGCGGCCGAGCAGTGA
- a CDS encoding DUF4037 domain-containing protein yields MTTPSFTPGLELSRRFYFEAVRPLLDEAAPGISHSAARLGSGSEVLGFDTARSADHEWGPRLQLLLCPDDVARHGAAIKDLLSARLPKTFHGYPTHFAPTAEAGIRVMQATDGPVHHRVDITDPATWFTEQLGFDPGRGVTLTDWLATPTQRLAEVTAGAVFHDGLGRLAPARERLAWYPHDLWLHVLACQWQRISQEDAFVGRCGEVDDELGSAVVAARLVRDLMRLCLLMDRRYPPYSKWLGSAFARTPQAAVLTPVLSATLAATDWQTREHHLARAYETVAAAHNRLRLTDPVDPSTRTYHSRPFQVLRAERFTAALAARITDPAVRALPPTCAVDQFVDSTDVLSRPGRARAVTRAATSVAQP; encoded by the coding sequence ATGACCACACCGTCCTTCACCCCCGGACTGGAGCTCTCCCGCCGTTTCTACTTCGAAGCCGTCCGGCCCCTGCTGGACGAGGCCGCCCCCGGCATCTCTCATTCCGCCGCCCGTCTCGGCAGCGGCTCGGAAGTCCTGGGATTCGACACCGCCCGCTCCGCCGACCACGAGTGGGGGCCTCGCCTCCAGCTTCTTCTGTGCCCGGACGATGTCGCCCGCCACGGGGCGGCGATCAAAGACCTGCTCTCCGCACGTCTGCCGAAGACCTTCCACGGCTACCCCACCCACTTCGCCCCCACAGCCGAGGCGGGTATCCGCGTCATGCAGGCGACCGACGGGCCGGTGCACCACCGCGTCGACATCACCGACCCGGCCACCTGGTTCACCGAGCAGCTGGGCTTCGACCCCGGCCGGGGCGTCACCCTGACGGACTGGCTGGCCACTCCCACGCAGCGGTTGGCCGAAGTCACCGCCGGCGCCGTCTTCCATGACGGCCTCGGCCGACTCGCCCCGGCCCGCGAGCGGCTCGCCTGGTATCCCCACGATCTCTGGCTGCACGTGCTTGCGTGCCAGTGGCAGCGCATCTCCCAGGAGGATGCCTTCGTCGGCCGGTGCGGCGAAGTGGACGACGAACTCGGCTCCGCCGTCGTCGCCGCCCGCCTGGTCCGCGACCTGATGCGGCTCTGTCTGCTCATGGACCGCCGCTACCCGCCGTACAGCAAATGGCTGGGCAGCGCCTTCGCCCGCACCCCGCAGGCAGCCGTCCTCACGCCCGTCCTCTCCGCGACCCTCGCCGCCACCGACTGGCAGACCCGCGAGCACCACCTGGCCCGCGCCTACGAGACTGTCGCCGCCGCCCACAACCGGCTCCGCCTCACCGACCCGGTCGACCCCAGCACGCGCACCTACCACAGCAGACCGTTCCAGGTCCTGCGCGCCGAACGCTTCACCGCGGCGCTGGCTGCCCGCATCACCGACCCGGCCGTGCGCGCACTGCCGCCGACCTGCGCCGTCGACCAGTTCGTCGACAGCACCGACGTCCTCAGCCGCCCAGGGCGGGCACGAGCGGTGACCCGGGCCGCCACCTCCGTCGCACAGCCGTGA
- a CDS encoding NmrA family NAD(P)-binding protein translates to MTYVIHGATGAQGAPVVAVLSAAGKSVTALTRNADAVVDGAQRVVAAGYGSTAELTEAYRGADGVFVHLPVVSEEDRRTYARNIVAAVRAARPARVVFSTSGAPIDPETGGAAAALADGLAGTGVPHAVITPTFYLENLLMPYVLDAVRDRGVLPYPIRADFPASWASHLDIADVVAALFDRPDITGVISVGQYPAITGPDLAEAFGAHFGKDVLFEQITPEQFRSSVAPLIGEGPAADVAGAYAAMSTLPDRSITPENSAQKQLGITPRTTGQWLTDIGL, encoded by the coding sequence ATGACCTACGTGATTCACGGCGCCACCGGCGCCCAGGGTGCCCCCGTCGTCGCCGTTCTCTCCGCCGCGGGCAAGTCCGTGACCGCTCTGACCCGAAACGCCGACGCCGTCGTGGACGGCGCGCAGCGCGTCGTAGCCGCCGGCTACGGCTCCACCGCTGAACTGACCGAGGCCTACCGCGGTGCTGACGGCGTGTTCGTCCACCTGCCGGTGGTCTCCGAAGAGGATCGCCGCACCTACGCGCGCAACATCGTCGCCGCTGTCCGCGCGGCCCGCCCGGCCCGAGTGGTGTTCTCCACCAGCGGCGCCCCGATCGACCCCGAAACCGGCGGCGCGGCCGCGGCCCTGGCCGACGGACTGGCCGGCACCGGGGTGCCCCATGCGGTGATCACACCCACGTTCTACCTGGAGAACCTGCTCATGCCGTACGTCCTCGACGCGGTCCGCGACCGAGGCGTACTGCCCTACCCGATCCGCGCCGACTTCCCTGCCTCCTGGGCGTCTCACCTGGACATCGCCGATGTCGTCGCCGCTCTGTTCGACCGCCCGGACATCACCGGCGTGATCTCCGTCGGCCAGTACCCGGCGATCACCGGCCCGGACCTGGCCGAGGCGTTCGGCGCCCACTTCGGCAAGGACGTGCTCTTCGAGCAGATCACTCCCGAACAGTTCCGCAGCTCCGTCGCACCTCTGATCGGCGAGGGCCCCGCCGCCGACGTCGCCGGAGCCTACGCGGCCATGAGCACCCTGCCGGACCGCTCGATCACACCCGAGAACTCCGCCCAGAAGCAGCTCGGCATCACCCCCCGCACCACCGGACAGTGGCTGACCGACATCGGCCTGTGA
- a CDS encoding helix-turn-helix domain-containing protein, with the protein MTDPCLPECGVARFLTLLNGPWATLIVRELLHGPHRFNQLREALPGISPHTLTSRLRQFERHGIVTRTTYAEVPPRVEYALTPLGEGLRDVLDAMGTWAMAVPDPEADVTA; encoded by the coding sequence GTGACCGATCCCTGTCTTCCCGAGTGCGGCGTCGCCCGGTTCCTCACGCTGCTCAACGGCCCGTGGGCCACCCTGATCGTGCGCGAACTGCTGCACGGACCCCACCGGTTCAACCAGCTGCGCGAGGCGCTGCCCGGCATCAGCCCCCACACCCTGACCAGCCGGCTGCGCCAGTTCGAGCGGCACGGCATCGTCACCCGCACGACCTACGCGGAGGTCCCGCCGCGCGTCGAGTACGCGCTGACCCCTCTCGGCGAGGGGCTGCGCGATGTCCTGGACGCCATGGGCACTTGGGCCATGGCGGTGCCGGATCCGGAGGCGGACGTCACCGCCTGA
- a CDS encoding radical SAM protein, producing the protein MEPVEIEAKTLIQRSKTPSNDYVINPYTGCVLGCAYCFASFAGRQFGRSVKEWGDYLYVKKNAVELARKELAKMPEGRRRGTMLLSSVTDPYQGHERRYRLTRGILRELQAVEYPGLVRILTKSPVVTRDIDLLTSLPRAEVGMTVTTTDDKVSRWLEVRAPLASRRLRTLAELTEAGIPTYAFVGPLLPHFATRPELLDDLFGRLVDVGVSEVFMEHINLKRYIRERMDQVLVDEPEDVREAYLQAQTKEHREQLDAIVAELLDTHGLRLRFEEVVHHDDNDALRQRLASSA; encoded by the coding sequence GTGGAGCCGGTCGAGATCGAAGCGAAGACCCTGATCCAGAGGTCGAAGACCCCGTCGAACGACTACGTCATCAACCCCTACACCGGCTGCGTGCTGGGCTGCGCCTACTGCTTCGCCAGCTTCGCCGGGCGGCAGTTCGGCCGGTCGGTGAAGGAATGGGGCGACTACCTGTACGTCAAGAAGAACGCGGTCGAACTCGCCCGCAAGGAGCTGGCGAAGATGCCGGAGGGCAGGCGGCGGGGCACGATGCTGCTCAGCTCGGTCACCGACCCCTATCAGGGCCACGAGAGGAGGTACCGGCTCACCCGCGGCATCCTGCGCGAACTGCAAGCGGTGGAGTACCCGGGTCTGGTCCGCATCCTCACCAAGTCACCCGTCGTCACCCGCGACATCGACCTGCTCACCAGCCTGCCCCGCGCCGAGGTCGGCATGACCGTGACCACCACCGACGACAAGGTCAGCCGCTGGCTGGAGGTACGCGCTCCACTCGCCTCCCGCCGCCTGCGCACCCTGGCCGAACTCACCGAGGCCGGCATCCCCACCTACGCCTTCGTCGGCCCGCTGCTGCCGCACTTCGCCACCCGGCCCGAGCTCCTGGACGACCTCTTCGGCCGCCTCGTCGACGTGGGGGTGAGCGAGGTGTTCATGGAGCACATCAACCTCAAGCGGTACATCCGCGAGCGCATGGACCAGGTCCTCGTCGACGAGCCCGAAGACGTCCGCGAGGCGTACCTCCAGGCGCAGACGAAGGAGCATCGCGAACAGCTCGACGCGATCGTGGCGGAGCTGCTGGACACACACGGCCTGCGGCTGCGCTTCGAGGAGGTCGTCCACCACGACGACAACGACGCCCTGCGCCAGCGGCTCGCGTCCTCGGCGTGA
- a CDS encoding MBL fold metallo-hydrolase, producing the protein MSGASATSEKIPVRAYGGPTTVIEYGGLRFVTDPTFDPPGEYPMPLPGDHKLVKTEPSPVTAADLGRVDAVLLSHDEHDDNLDNAGRAFLPEVPVVFTTVSGAGRLGGHAQGLAFWQSAELKRPDGGIVTVTGLPARHGPEGCEPISGDVVGFMLTSDDLPSVYVSGDNADLAHVEEIAERFAPVDTAILFLGGARMSFAFEGALLTLDSVQGAEAAKTLGARRVVPAHYDSWAHFKEGRSEIEAAFDDADLADRLDFAR; encoded by the coding sequence ATGTCCGGCGCCAGCGCCACCAGCGAAAAGATCCCCGTCCGTGCCTACGGCGGTCCGACCACCGTGATCGAGTACGGCGGGCTCCGGTTCGTCACCGACCCCACCTTCGACCCGCCCGGCGAGTACCCCATGCCCCTTCCCGGCGACCACAAGCTCGTCAAGACCGAGCCGTCGCCTGTCACCGCCGCCGATCTGGGCCGCGTCGACGCCGTTCTGCTCTCCCATGACGAGCACGACGACAACCTCGACAACGCCGGCCGCGCGTTCCTGCCCGAGGTGCCGGTCGTCTTCACCACCGTCAGCGGTGCCGGCCGTCTGGGCGGTCATGCTCAGGGGCTTGCCTTCTGGCAGAGCGCCGAGCTGAAGCGGCCCGACGGCGGCATCGTCACCGTCACCGGCCTGCCCGCTCGGCACGGCCCCGAGGGCTGCGAGCCGATCTCCGGTGACGTCGTCGGCTTCATGCTCACCTCCGACGACCTGCCCTCGGTCTACGTCAGCGGCGACAACGCCGACCTGGCTCACGTCGAGGAGATCGCCGAGAGGTTCGCTCCCGTCGACACCGCGATCCTCTTCCTCGGCGGCGCCCGCATGTCCTTCGCCTTCGAAGGCGCCCTGCTCACCCTCGACAGCGTCCAGGGCGCCGAGGCCGCGAAGACGCTCGGCGCCCGCCGGGTCGTTCCCGCCCACTACGACAGCTGGGCCCACTTCAAGGAAGGGCGGAGCGAGATCGAGGCCGCGTTCGACGACGCCGACCTGGCGGACCGCCTCGACTTCGCCCGATAG